The genomic window TGAAAGATGTGCAAAGTTCATTATTTCCAGGTCTGAGCCTAGTCCAATGGATGGCTATGCAACAGAATCCTCAGATGCTAACAGCTGCGTCCCAAACAGTGCAATCACCGTACTTGAACTCCAATGCATTGGCTATGCAGGATGTGATGGGTAGTAGCAACGAGGACCCAACAAAAAGATTGAACACACAGGCACAAAATATGGTTTTACCTAATTTACAGGTTGGCTCAAAAGTGGATCACCCTGTAATGTCTCAACATCAACAGCAGCCACACCAACTATCACAACAGCAGCAGGTCCAGCCATCGCAGCAAAGTTCTGTGGTTTTACAGCAACATCAAGCCCAGTTGCTGCAGCAGAACGCCATTcacttgcagcagcagcaagaacatCTCCAGCGGCAGCAGTCACAACCGGCACAGCAGTTGAAGGCTGCTTCAAGTCTGCATTCAGTGGAACAGCACAAGCTGAAAGAACAGACTTCAGGTGGGCAGGTTGCCTCACAAGCACAAATGTTAAACCAGATTTTCCCACCATCTTCATCGCAGCTACAACAGTTAGGTTTACCCAAGTCACCTACTCATCGCCAAGGGTTGACAGGATTACCAATTGCAGGTTCTTTGCAGCAGCCCACACTAACTCAGACATCTCAAGTCCAGCAAGCAGCCGAATATCAGCAGGCCCTCCTACAGAgtcagcaacagcaacagcaactgCAACTGCAACAACTGTCACAACCAGAAGTACAGCTGCAGCTGCTTCAAAAGATTCAACAACAAAACATGCTATCTCAGCTGAACCCACAACATCAGTCCCAGTTGATTCAACAATTGTCTCAGAAAAGCCAGGAAATTCTACAGCAACAAATTTTGCAACATCAATTTGGTGGGTCTGATTCTATTGGTCAACTCAAGCAATCACCGTTGCAGCAAGATCCTTTAAACCACATGACAGGATCTTTGACGCCCCAGCAACTTGTCAGATCACATTCGGCACTTGCTGAGAGTGGGGATCCATCCAGTTCAACTGCTCCATCCGCCAGCCGTATTTCTCCAATAAATTCGCTGAGTAGGGCAAACCAAGGAAGCAGAAATTTAACTGACATGGTGGCAACACCACAAATTGACAACTTACTTCAGGAAATTCAAAGCAAGCCAGATAATCGAATTAAGAATGACATACAGAGCAAAGAAACAGTCCCTATACATAACCGACATCCAGTTTCTGATCAACTTGATGCATCATCTGCTACCTCCTTTTGTTTAGACGAGAGCCCACGAGAAGGTTTTTCCTTCCCTCCAGTTTGTTTGGATAACAATGTTCAAGTTGATCCAAGAGATAACTTTCTTATTGCGGAAAATGTGGACGCATTGATGCCAGATGCCCTGTTGTCAAGAGGTATGGCTTCAGGAAAGGGCATGTGCACTCTGACTTCTGGACAAAGGGATCACAGGGATGTCGAGAATGAGCTATCATCTGCTGCATTCAGTTCCCAGTCATTTGGTGTGCCTGACATGTCCTTTAAGCCTGGATGTTCAAGTGACGTTGCTGTTACTGATGCCGGAATGCCAAGCCAAGGTTTGTGGAATAATCAAACACAACGGATGAGAACTTTCACTAAGGTTGGTACAGTTCTTTTGAGGACACATTTATTCTGGACCTACATTTGTCTGCGATC from Oryza glaberrima chromosome 6, OglaRS2, whole genome shotgun sequence includes these protein-coding regions:
- the LOC127778133 gene encoding auxin response factor 16 isoform X3 translates to MQPPAQELIAKDLHDISWKFRHIYRGQPKRHLLTTGWSVFVSTKRLLAGDSVLFIRDEKSQLLLGIRRATRPQPALSSSVLSSDSMHIGILAAAAHAAANSSPFTIFYNPRASPSEFVIPLAKYNKALYTQVSLGMRFRMLFETEDSGVRRYMGTITGIGDLDPVRWKNSHWRNLQVGWDESTASERRTRVSIWEIEPVATPFYICPPPFFRPKLPKQPGMPDDENEVESAFKRAMPWLADDFALKDVQSSLFPGLSLVQWMAMQQNPQMLTAASQTVQSPYLNSNALAMQDVMGSSNEDPTKRLNTQAQNMVLPNLQVGSKVDHPVMSQHQQQPHQLSQQQQVQPSQQSSVVLQQHQAQLLQQNAIHLQQQQEHLQRQQSQPAQQLKAASSLHSVEQHKLKEQTSGGQVASQAQMLNQIFPPSSSQLQQLGLPKSPTHRQGLTGLPIAGSLQQPTLTQTSQVQQAAEYQQALLQSQQQQQQLQLQQLSQPEVQLQLLQKIQQQNMLSQLNPQHQSQLIQQLSQKSQEILQQQILQHQFGGSDSIGQLKQSPLQQDPLNHMTGSLTPQQLVRSHSALAESGDPSSSTAPSASRISPINSLSRANQGSRNLTDMVATPQIDNLLQEIQSKPDNRIKNDIQSKETVPIHNRHPVSDQLDASSATSFCLDESPREGFSFPPVCLDNNVQVDPRDNFLIAENVDALMPDALLSRGMASGKGMCTLTSGQRDHRDVENELSSAAFSSQSFGVPDMSFKPGCSSDVAVTDAGMPSQGLWNNQTQRMRTFTKVQKRGSVGRSIDITRYRDYDELRHDLACMFGIQGQLEDPYRMDWKLVYVDHENDILLVGDDPWEEFVGCVKSIKILSAAEVQQMSLDGDLGGVPPQTQACSASDDANAWRG
- the LOC127778133 gene encoding auxin response factor 16 isoform X2, which encodes MTLQPVNKYDRDAMLASELGLKQNKQPAEFFCKTLTASDTSTHGGFSVPRRAAEKIFPPLDFTMQPPAQELIAKDLHDISWKFRHIYRGQPKRHLLTTGWSVFVSTKRLLAGDSVLFIRDEKSQLLLGIRRATRPQPALSSSVLSSDSMHIGILAAAAHAAANSSPFTIFYNPRASPSEFVIPLAKYNKALYTQVSLGMRFRMLFETEDSGVRRYMGTITGIGDLDPVRWKNSHWRNLQVGWDESTASERRTRVSIWEIEPVATPFYICPPPFFRPKLPKQPGMPDDENEVESAFKRAMPWLADDFALKDVQSSLFPGLSLVQWMAMQQNPQMLTAASQTVQSPYLNSNALAMQDVMGSSNEDPTKRLNTQAQNMVLPNLQVGSKVDHPVMSQHQQQPHQLSQQQQVQPSQQSSVVLQQHQAQLLQQNAIHLQQQQEHLQRQQSQPAQQLKAASSLHSVEQHKLKEQTSGGQVASQAQMLNQIFPPSSSQLQQLGLPKSPTHRQGLTGLPIAGSLQQPTLTQTSQVQQAAEYQQALLQSQQQQQQLQLQQLSQPEVQLQLLQKIQQQNMLSQLNPQHQSQLIQQLSQKSQEILQQQILQHQFGGSDSIGQLKQSPLQQDPLNHMTGSLTPQQLVRSHSALAESGDPSSSTAPSASRISPINSLSRANQGSRNLTDMVATPQIDNLLQEIQSKPDNRIKNDIQSKETVPIHNRHPVSDQLDASSATSFCLDESPREGFSFPPVCLDNNVQVDPRDNFLIAENVDALMPDALLSRGMASGKGMCTLTSGQRDHRDVENELSSAAFSSQSFGVPDMSFKPGCSSDVAVTDAGMPSQGLWNNQTQRMRTFTKVQKRGSVGRSIDITRYRDYDELRHDLACMFGIQGQLEDPYRMDWKLVYVDHENDILLVGDDPWEEFVGCVKSIKILSAAEVQQMSLDGDLGGVPPQTQACSASDDANAWRG
- the LOC127778133 gene encoding auxin response factor 16 isoform X1; the encoded protein is MKDQGSSGVSPAPGEGEKKAINSELWHACAGPLVSLPPVGSLVVYFPQGHSEQVAASMHKELDNIPGYPSLPSKLICKLLSLTLHADSETDEVYAQMTLQPVNKYDRDAMLASELGLKQNKQPAEFFCKTLTASDTSTHGGFSVPRRAAEKIFPPLDFTMQPPAQELIAKDLHDISWKFRHIYRGQPKRHLLTTGWSVFVSTKRLLAGDSVLFIRDEKSQLLLGIRRATRPQPALSSSVLSSDSMHIGILAAAAHAAANSSPFTIFYNPRASPSEFVIPLAKYNKALYTQVSLGMRFRMLFETEDSGVRRYMGTITGIGDLDPVRWKNSHWRNLQVGWDESTASERRTRVSIWEIEPVATPFYICPPPFFRPKLPKQPGMPDDENEVESAFKRAMPWLADDFALKDVQSSLFPGLSLVQWMAMQQNPQMLTAASQTVQSPYLNSNALAMQDVMGSSNEDPTKRLNTQAQNMVLPNLQVGSKVDHPVMSQHQQQPHQLSQQQQVQPSQQSSVVLQQHQAQLLQQNAIHLQQQQEHLQRQQSQPAQQLKAASSLHSVEQHKLKEQTSGGQVASQAQMLNQIFPPSSSQLQQLGLPKSPTHRQGLTGLPIAGSLQQPTLTQTSQVQQAAEYQQALLQSQQQQQQLQLQQLSQPEVQLQLLQKIQQQNMLSQLNPQHQSQLIQQLSQKSQEILQQQILQHQFGGSDSIGQLKQSPLQQDPLNHMTGSLTPQQLVRSHSALAESGDPSSSTAPSASRISPINSLSRANQGSRNLTDMVATPQIDNLLQEIQSKPDNRIKNDIQSKETVPIHNRHPVSDQLDASSATSFCLDESPREGFSFPPVCLDNNVQVDPRDNFLIAENVDALMPDALLSRGMASGKGMCTLTSGQRDHRDVENELSSAAFSSQSFGVPDMSFKPGCSSDVAVTDAGMPSQGLWNNQTQRMRTFTKVQKRGSVGRSIDITRYRDYDELRHDLACMFGIQGQLEDPYRMDWKLVYVDHENDILLVGDDPWEEFVGCVKSIKILSAAEVQQMSLDGDLGGVPPQTQACSASDDANAWRG